One region of Variovorax sp. J2L1-78 genomic DNA includes:
- the argB gene encoding acetylglutamate kinase: MTDPVLNIPPRDKAEILAQALPYIRKFHGKTIVIKYGGNAMTDPALQADFAEDVVLLKLVGMNPVVVHGGGPQIEAALNRLGKKGHFIQGMRVTDSETMEVVEWVLAGEVQQDIVGLINQAGGKAVGLTGRDGGLIRAQKLKLADRNDPALMHDVGQVGDIVSIDPSVVKALQDDAFIPVISPIGFGEENESYNINADVVAGKLATVLKAEKLMLLTNTPGVLDKAGNLLTDLSAREIDELFADGTISGGMLPKIEGALDAAKSGVNAVHIIDGRVPHAMLLEILTDQAYGTMIRAR, encoded by the coding sequence ATGACCGATCCCGTCCTCAATATTCCTCCCCGCGACAAGGCCGAGATCCTGGCCCAGGCGCTGCCCTACATCCGCAAGTTCCACGGCAAGACCATCGTCATCAAGTACGGCGGCAATGCCATGACCGACCCGGCCCTGCAGGCCGACTTCGCCGAAGACGTGGTGCTGCTCAAGCTCGTGGGCATGAACCCGGTCGTGGTGCACGGCGGCGGCCCGCAGATCGAGGCCGCGCTCAACCGCCTGGGCAAGAAGGGCCACTTCATCCAGGGCATGCGCGTGACCGACTCGGAGACGATGGAAGTCGTCGAATGGGTGCTGGCCGGCGAGGTGCAGCAGGACATCGTGGGCCTGATCAACCAGGCCGGCGGCAAGGCCGTGGGCCTGACCGGGCGCGACGGCGGCCTGATCCGCGCGCAGAAGCTCAAGCTGGCTGACCGCAACGACCCGGCGCTGATGCACGACGTCGGCCAGGTCGGCGACATCGTCTCGATCGACCCGAGCGTGGTCAAGGCGCTGCAGGACGATGCCTTCATCCCCGTCATCAGCCCCATCGGCTTCGGCGAGGAGAACGAGAGCTACAACATCAACGCCGACGTGGTCGCCGGCAAGCTGGCCACGGTGCTCAAGGCCGAGAAACTGATGCTGTTGACGAACACGCCCGGCGTGCTCGACAAGGCCGGCAACCTGCTGACCGACCTGAGCGCCCGCGAGATCGACGAGCTCTTCGCCGACGGCACCATCTCCGGCGGCATGCTGCCGAAGATCGAGGGCGCACTCGATGCGGCCAAGAGCGGCGTGAATGCGGTGCACATCATCGACGGCCGCGTGCCGCACGCGATGCTGCTCGAGATCCTGACCGACCAGGCCTACGGCACGATGATCCGCGCGCGCTGA
- the galE gene encoding UDP-glucose 4-epimerase GalE: MHKKNILVTGGAGFIGSHTCVALVEAGYVPIILDNLGNSDVRVLDRLAAITGHRPAFIEGDVRDRALLDAVFGQHDIAGVIHFAGLKAVGDSVADPITYYENNVHGTWVLAAAMQAAGVKTLIFSSSATVYGEPDRSPIPEDAPCRPANPYGRSKRMVEEALIDLQLAQPDWRIALLRYFNPVGAHESGRIGEHPQGKPNNLMPFVCQVAVGLREKLSVHGGDYPTPDGTGLRDYVHVMDLAEGHVAALRHAEKAPGLVTLNLGTGTGASVLDVVKAFERASGQTIAYEIGPRRPGDVPAYWGDPSLAEATLGWRARRGLDAMCADSWRWQQGNPRGYE; this comes from the coding sequence ATGCACAAGAAGAACATTCTGGTGACAGGCGGCGCGGGCTTCATCGGGAGCCACACCTGCGTGGCCCTGGTTGAAGCGGGCTACGTGCCGATCATCCTCGACAACCTCGGCAACAGCGACGTGCGCGTGCTCGACCGGCTGGCCGCCATCACCGGCCACCGGCCCGCCTTCATCGAGGGCGACGTGCGTGACCGCGCGCTGCTCGATGCGGTGTTCGGCCAGCACGACATCGCCGGCGTCATCCACTTCGCCGGCCTCAAGGCGGTCGGCGACTCGGTGGCCGACCCCATCACCTACTACGAGAACAACGTGCACGGCACCTGGGTGCTGGCCGCCGCCATGCAGGCCGCGGGCGTGAAGACGCTGATCTTCTCGTCGTCGGCCACGGTGTACGGCGAGCCCGACCGTTCGCCCATTCCCGAAGACGCGCCCTGCCGGCCGGCCAACCCCTACGGCCGCTCCAAGCGCATGGTGGAAGAGGCGCTGATCGACCTGCAGTTGGCGCAGCCCGACTGGCGCATCGCGCTGCTGCGCTACTTCAACCCGGTGGGCGCACACGAGAGCGGCCGCATCGGCGAACACCCGCAGGGCAAGCCCAACAACCTGATGCCCTTCGTGTGCCAGGTGGCGGTCGGCCTGCGCGAGAAGCTGTCGGTGCACGGCGGCGACTACCCGACGCCCGACGGCACCGGCCTGCGCGACTACGTGCACGTGATGGACCTGGCCGAAGGCCATGTCGCCGCGCTGCGCCATGCCGAGAAGGCGCCGGGCCTGGTCACGCTGAACCTGGGCACCGGAACGGGCGCATCGGTGCTGGACGTGGTGAAAGCCTTCGAGCGCGCCAGCGGCCAGACGATCGCCTACGAGATCGGGCCCCGCCGGCCTGGCGACGTGCCGGCCTACTGGGGCGACCCGTCGCTGGCCGAGGCCACGCTGGGCTGGCGTGCCAGGCGCGGTCTGGACGCGATGTGCGCCGACAGCTGGCGCTGGCAGCAAGGCAACCCCCGCGGCTACGAATAA
- the slmA gene encoding nucleoid occlusion factor SlmA: protein MENEEFSAPAPDAASTPDAPAPTVRKRPKPGERRVQILQTLAAMLERPGAERVTTAALAAQLDVSEAALYRHFASKAQMFEGLIDFIEQSVFTLVNQILEREGAGKEQAARIVTMLMQFAEKNPGMTRVMVGDALVYENERLQSRMNQFFDKIESTLRQALRDAVIADGSDTPTVDAQVRAGALTAFVVGRLQRFARSGFRRLPSEHLEATIALIV, encoded by the coding sequence ATGGAAAACGAAGAGTTCAGCGCGCCAGCCCCTGACGCCGCTTCGACGCCGGATGCGCCGGCCCCGACCGTCCGCAAACGGCCGAAGCCGGGCGAGCGGCGGGTGCAGATCCTGCAGACCCTGGCGGCCATGCTGGAGCGCCCCGGCGCCGAGCGGGTGACCACGGCGGCGCTGGCGGCGCAGCTCGATGTCAGCGAGGCCGCGCTCTACCGGCACTTCGCCAGCAAGGCGCAGATGTTCGAGGGACTCATCGACTTCATCGAGCAGAGCGTCTTCACGCTGGTCAACCAGATCCTCGAGCGCGAGGGCGCCGGCAAGGAGCAGGCCGCCCGCATCGTCACCATGCTGATGCAGTTCGCCGAGAAGAACCCCGGCATGACGCGCGTGATGGTGGGCGATGCGCTGGTCTACGAGAACGAGCGCCTGCAAAGCCGCATGAACCAGTTCTTCGACAAGATCGAATCGACGCTGCGCCAGGCGCTGCGCGACGCCGTCATCGCCGACGGGTCGGACACGCCGACGGTCGATGCGCAGGTGCGCGCGGGCGCGCTCACGGCCTTCGTCGTGGGGCGGCTGCAGCGCTTCGCGCGTTCGGGTTTCCGCCGCCTGCCGTCCGAGCACCTCGAAGCAACGATCGCATTGATCGTTTGA
- a CDS encoding DUF1326 domain-containing protein codes for MSYHLEGRLLEVCNCNVLCPCWIGEDPDNGTCDTIVAWRIDKGTIDGLDVGGNTIAAVAHVPGNILEGNWTAAIFVDDNASKAQEEALLKVYTGQAGGPIADLAKLIGEVVSVERAPIRFTVNEGKGELKIGQDYYAELEPYRGATGGQTVLSDTVFSTVPGAPVFVGKAPTYRSKNAALGIDLDIKNHNALQSIFVFDA; via the coding sequence ATGAGCTATCACCTGGAAGGTCGCCTGCTCGAGGTATGCAACTGCAACGTCCTGTGTCCCTGCTGGATCGGCGAGGACCCTGACAACGGCACCTGCGACACCATCGTCGCGTGGCGCATCGACAAGGGAACGATCGACGGCCTCGATGTCGGCGGCAACACCATCGCGGCCGTGGCGCATGTGCCCGGCAACATCCTCGAAGGCAACTGGACGGCGGCGATCTTCGTCGACGACAACGCCTCCAAGGCGCAGGAAGAGGCGCTGCTCAAGGTCTACACCGGTCAGGCCGGCGGACCGATCGCCGACCTGGCCAAGCTCATCGGCGAGGTCGTGTCGGTCGAGCGGGCGCCGATCCGATTCACCGTGAACGAAGGCAAGGGCGAACTGAAGATCGGCCAGGACTACTACGCCGAGCTCGAGCCCTACCGCGGTGCGACCGGTGGCCAGACCGTCCTTTCCGACACGGTGTTCTCCACGGTTCCGGGCGCGCCGGTGTTCGTCGGCAAGGCCCCGACCTACCGGTCGAAGAATGCTGCGCTGGGCATCGACCTCGACATCAAGAACCACAACGCCCTGCAGAGCATCTTCGTCTTCGACGCATGA
- a CDS encoding DUF2182 domain-containing protein, whose translation MTPAAGSPPRNVSRHRRVFRPVLAALIALAWMALWAWARSPYGRYLEHGDWTASGPAAFLCQVVPAGDVVVPMVLYAAAWILMTAAMMLPTTLPLFNAFDRLTEGRPDHGRLLVLLGLGYMAVWGAFGLLAHGLHSAVLALLASAPTLAWHGWVLGAATIALAGAFQFSRLKHRCLEKCRTPLSFVIEHWRGQAQAWHAFALGAHHGLFCVGCCWALMVLMFALGTGSLGWMLLLAAVMAIEKNLPWGHRLSAPLGFALLGWAVFMVAMHV comes from the coding sequence ATGACCCCGGCGGCCGGCTCGCCGCCGCGCAACGTCTCCCGCCACCGTCGCGTGTTCCGGCCGGTTCTTGCTGCACTGATCGCGCTCGCGTGGATGGCGTTGTGGGCCTGGGCGCGCAGCCCTTACGGGCGGTACCTCGAACATGGCGATTGGACCGCCTCGGGGCCGGCCGCGTTCCTGTGCCAGGTCGTGCCCGCCGGCGACGTGGTCGTGCCCATGGTGCTCTACGCCGCCGCGTGGATCCTCATGACGGCGGCCATGATGCTGCCGACCACGCTGCCGCTGTTCAATGCCTTCGACCGGTTGACCGAGGGGAGGCCGGACCATGGGCGCCTTCTCGTGCTGCTGGGGCTGGGCTACATGGCGGTGTGGGGCGCCTTCGGGCTGCTGGCACACGGGCTCCACAGCGCGGTGCTGGCCCTGCTCGCCAGCGCGCCGACCTTGGCCTGGCATGGCTGGGTGCTCGGTGCCGCGACCATCGCGCTGGCCGGAGCCTTCCAGTTCAGCCGTCTCAAGCACCGGTGCCTGGAGAAGTGCCGCACGCCGTTGAGCTTCGTCATCGAGCACTGGCGGGGGCAGGCGCAGGCTTGGCATGCGTTCGCGCTGGGCGCCCACCACGGCCTGTTCTGCGTCGGCTGCTGCTGGGCGCTGATGGTGTTGATGTTCGCGCTCGGCACCGGCAGTCTCGGCTGGATGCTTCTGCTTGCGGCCGTCATGGCGATAGAAAAGAACCTTCCCTGGGGCCATCGCCTGAGCGCGCCGCTCGGGTTCGCCTTGCTGGGCTGGGCCGTCTTCATGGTGGCGATGCATGTCTGA
- a CDS encoding DMT family transporter — protein MSEARGDPSTLRTIALTAAAMVAFAANSLLCRLALQHRGIDPASFGSIRLVSGAITLALVVRLRAQPSSPGRAGWLAAVMLFAYVAFFSFAYLSLTAGTGALILFGAVQLTMLGAGLGAGERFGPVAWFGFVLAAGGLVYLVSPGIAAPPLLGAVLMAVAGVAWGVYSLRGRGVADPLAATARNFTRAVPLALALSLVFVASAHADATGVALAVASGALTSGLGYVVWYAALARLSAMQAATVQLSVPLLAAFGGVLLLSEAITPRLAAASVAILGGIALVLSQKSRNARG, from the coding sequence ATGTCTGAAGCGCGCGGCGACCCGTCCACCCTGCGGACCATCGCACTCACCGCAGCGGCCATGGTCGCGTTCGCAGCCAACTCGCTGTTGTGCAGGCTCGCGTTGCAGCATCGGGGCATCGATCCGGCCAGTTTCGGCAGCATCAGGCTGGTTTCCGGGGCGATCACGCTGGCCCTCGTCGTGCGGCTCAGGGCGCAGCCGTCTTCGCCCGGCCGTGCCGGCTGGCTCGCCGCCGTCATGCTGTTCGCCTATGTCGCGTTCTTCTCTTTCGCCTACCTCAGCCTGACTGCGGGCACGGGCGCGCTGATCCTGTTCGGTGCGGTTCAGCTCACGATGCTTGGCGCGGGCCTGGGCGCCGGCGAGCGCTTCGGGCCCGTTGCATGGTTCGGTTTCGTTCTGGCGGCAGGTGGGCTCGTGTACCTGGTGTCCCCCGGCATCGCCGCGCCGCCGCTTCTTGGCGCCGTGCTGATGGCGGTGGCGGGCGTGGCGTGGGGCGTGTACTCGTTGCGTGGGCGCGGCGTGGCCGACCCGCTGGCCGCCACCGCGCGCAACTTCACGCGGGCCGTGCCGCTCGCGCTCGCGCTGAGCCTTGTTTTCGTGGCCAGCGCCCATGCGGACGCGACCGGCGTCGCGCTCGCCGTGGCTTCCGGCGCACTGACCTCGGGCCTCGGCTATGTCGTCTGGTATGCGGCGCTGGCCCGTCTTTCGGCCATGCAGGCGGCCACCGTGCAGTTGTCGGTGCCGCTCCTGGCTGCATTCGGTGGCGTGCTGCTCCTGTCGGAGGCGATCACGCCGCGGCTGGCTGCCGCCTCGGTGGCGATTCTGGGCGGCATCGCGCTCGTGCTGAGCCAGAAGTCGCGCAACGCGCGCGGCTGA
- a CDS encoding catalase — MSKLTTAFGAPVVDNQNSMTAGPRGPLLSQDVWLFEKLANLNREIIPERRMHAKGSGAFGTFTVTNDITKYTRAKLFSAVGKKTEMFARFTTVAGERGAADAERDIRGFALKFYTEEGNWDLVGNNTPVFFLRDPRKFPDLNKAVKRDPRTNLRSATNNWDFWTSLPEALHQVTIVMSDRGIPASYRHMHGFGSHTYSFVSADHERFWVKFHFRTQQGIKNLTDAEAAALVGSDRESHQRDLFDAIERQDFPKWTLSIQVMPEADAEKVPYHPFDLTKVWPKKDYPLIEVGVVELNKNAENFFADVEQSAFAPNNLVPGISVSPDKMLQARLFAYSDAQRYRLGVNHHQIPVNAARCPVHSNHRDGAMRVDGNYGGTPHYEPNSFGHWQEQPGYREPPLKINGNGDFWNFREDDADYYQQPGDLFRLMTPAQQQVLFENTARAMGDAPDFIKQRHIDNCTKADPAYGAGVARALKQPG, encoded by the coding sequence ATGTCCAAACTCACCACCGCCTTCGGCGCGCCCGTCGTCGACAACCAGAACAGCATGACCGCCGGCCCGCGCGGCCCCCTGCTCTCGCAGGACGTCTGGCTGTTCGAGAAGCTGGCCAACCTGAACCGCGAGATCATTCCCGAGCGGCGCATGCACGCCAAGGGCTCGGGCGCCTTCGGCACCTTCACCGTGACGAACGACATCACGAAGTACACGCGCGCCAAGCTGTTCAGCGCGGTCGGCAAGAAGACCGAGATGTTCGCCCGCTTCACCACCGTCGCCGGCGAGCGCGGCGCGGCCGATGCCGAGCGCGACATCCGCGGCTTCGCGCTGAAGTTCTATACCGAGGAAGGCAACTGGGACCTGGTGGGCAACAACACGCCGGTGTTCTTCCTGCGCGACCCGCGCAAGTTCCCCGACCTCAACAAGGCGGTCAAACGCGACCCCAGGACGAACCTGCGCAGCGCCACCAACAACTGGGACTTCTGGACCAGCCTGCCCGAGGCGCTGCACCAGGTGACCATCGTGATGAGCGACCGCGGCATTCCGGCGAGCTACCGCCACATGCACGGCTTCGGCTCGCACACCTACAGCTTCGTCAGCGCGGACCACGAACGCTTCTGGGTCAAGTTCCATTTCAGGACGCAGCAGGGCATCAAGAACCTGACGGACGCCGAAGCCGCCGCACTGGTGGGCAGCGACCGCGAAAGCCACCAACGCGACCTGTTCGACGCGATCGAGCGCCAGGACTTCCCCAAGTGGACGCTCTCCATCCAGGTGATGCCCGAGGCCGATGCCGAGAAGGTGCCCTACCACCCCTTCGACCTGACCAAGGTCTGGCCCAAGAAGGACTACCCGCTGATCGAGGTCGGCGTGGTGGAGCTCAACAAGAATGCGGAGAACTTCTTCGCCGACGTCGAGCAGAGTGCCTTCGCGCCCAACAACCTGGTGCCCGGCATCAGCGTGTCGCCCGACAAGATGCTGCAGGCGCGCCTCTTCGCCTATTCCGACGCGCAACGCTACCGCCTGGGCGTGAACCACCACCAGATTCCGGTGAACGCCGCGCGTTGCCCGGTGCACAGCAACCACCGCGACGGCGCCATGCGGGTGGACGGCAACTACGGCGGCACGCCGCACTACGAGCCCAACAGTTTCGGCCACTGGCAGGAGCAGCCTGGCTACCGCGAGCCGCCGCTGAAGATCAACGGCAACGGCGACTTCTGGAATTTCCGCGAGGACGATGCCGACTACTACCAGCAGCCGGGCGACCTGTTCCGGCTGATGACGCCGGCGCAGCAGCAGGTGCTGTTCGAGAACACCGCGCGGGCCATGGGCGACGCGCCGGACTTCATCAAGCAGCGCCACATCGACAACTGCACGAAGGCCGACCCGGCCTACGGCGCGGGCGTGGCGCGGGCGCTCAAGCAACCGGGCTGA
- a CDS encoding malate/lactate/ureidoglycolate dehydrogenase, with product MALQIQAAQLRTQVARVLAAAGSSTAEAEQVAANLVLANLSGHDSHGVGMVPRYVDAVAEGGLRPNTGVKVQVDIGTLLSLDGQGGYGQIVGVEAMEMGIARAKQHGCCIFTLAHAHHLGRIGHFAEMATAQGLVAMHFVNVLSRPVVAPWGGGDGRFGTNPCCIGVPLAGAAPFVLDFATSRVAQGKMRVAHNKGERVPPGYLIDEAGRPTDDPGVVVVPQPNGLFGALMTFGEHKGYGMAVACELLGGALTGGGTWHRPADTARSVFNGMLTVLIDPARLGTQASFDAEANAFVDWLRQSPPGAGFDAVQIAGEPERRARAARERDGIQIDDATWAEIVQAGQKVGVTVS from the coding sequence ATGGCCCTTCAAATCCAAGCCGCGCAGCTGCGCACCCAAGTCGCCCGCGTCCTCGCCGCGGCAGGCAGTTCCACCGCCGAGGCCGAGCAGGTCGCCGCCAACCTCGTGCTGGCCAACCTGAGCGGCCACGACTCGCATGGCGTGGGCATGGTGCCGCGCTATGTCGACGCCGTGGCCGAGGGCGGCCTCCGGCCGAACACCGGCGTCAAGGTGCAGGTGGACATCGGCACGCTGCTGTCGCTCGACGGCCAGGGCGGCTACGGGCAGATTGTCGGCGTCGAGGCGATGGAGATGGGCATCGCGCGGGCGAAGCAGCACGGCTGCTGCATCTTCACGCTGGCGCATGCGCACCACCTCGGCCGCATCGGCCATTTCGCCGAGATGGCGACGGCGCAGGGCCTGGTGGCGATGCATTTCGTCAACGTGCTGTCGCGGCCGGTGGTCGCGCCGTGGGGCGGCGGCGACGGGCGCTTTGGCACCAACCCCTGCTGCATCGGCGTGCCACTGGCAGGCGCGGCGCCCTTCGTGCTGGACTTCGCCACCAGCCGCGTGGCCCAGGGCAAGATGCGCGTGGCGCACAACAAGGGCGAGCGCGTGCCGCCCGGCTACCTGATCGACGAAGCGGGGCGCCCCACCGACGACCCCGGCGTGGTCGTGGTGCCGCAACCGAACGGCCTGTTCGGCGCGCTCATGACCTTCGGCGAGCACAAGGGCTACGGCATGGCGGTGGCCTGCGAACTGCTCGGCGGCGCCCTCACCGGCGGCGGCACCTGGCACCGGCCGGCCGACACGGCGCGTTCGGTCTTCAACGGCATGCTGACGGTGCTGATCGACCCCGCCAGGCTGGGGACGCAAGCCAGCTTCGACGCGGAAGCGAACGCTTTCGTCGACTGGTTGCGCCAGAGCCCGCCGGGCGCCGGTTTCGACGCCGTGCAGATCGCCGGCGAACCCGAGCGACGGGCCCGCGCCGCCCGTGAGCGCGACGGCATTCAAATTGATGACGCGACCTGGGCCGAAATCGTGCAGGCCGGCCAAAAAGTCGGTGTGACAGTTTCGTGA
- a CDS encoding UxaA family hydrolase, whose amino-acid sequence MTPFIRLHPADDVVIARAQLVGGTTVEGVAVRGLIPAGHKVAMRAIAPGEPVRRYNQIIGFASRPIAPGEHVHTQNLDMGPDKGHFERDYAFGADVKPTPAKREATFMGIRRADGRVATRNYIGVLTSVNCSATAARAIADHFSRRTNPAALADYPNVDGVVALTHGTGCGMDTQGMGMQILERTLTGYATHPNFAAVLVVGLGCEANQINAWLTTGHLAEGENFQTFNIQDTGGTHKTVEKGVALINGMLPRANAVKREPCSAAHITIGLQCGGSDGYSGISANPALGAAVDLLVAHGGTAILSETPEVYGAEHLLTRRAVRREVGEKLVERIRWWEHYTEINEGEMNNNPSPGNKAGGLTTILEKSLGAVAKGGTSNLEAVYEYAEPVTAHGFVYMDTPGYDPVSATGQVAGGANVICFTTGRGSAYGCAPSPSLKLATNSALWQRQEEDMDINCGEIVDGTVSIQEMGQRIFERVLATASGTPSKSEQHGYGQNEFVPWQVGAVM is encoded by the coding sequence ATGACTCCCTTCATTCGCCTCCATCCCGCCGACGACGTGGTAATTGCGCGCGCCCAGCTGGTGGGCGGCACCACGGTCGAAGGCGTGGCCGTGCGCGGCCTGATCCCGGCCGGTCACAAGGTCGCCATGCGCGCCATCGCGCCGGGCGAGCCGGTGCGCCGCTACAACCAGATCATCGGCTTCGCCAGCCGGCCGATCGCGCCCGGTGAGCACGTCCATACGCAGAACCTCGACATGGGCCCCGACAAGGGCCACTTCGAGCGCGACTACGCTTTCGGCGCCGACGTCAAGCCCACGCCAGCCAAGCGCGAAGCCACCTTCATGGGCATCCGGCGCGCCGACGGCCGCGTGGCCACGCGCAACTACATCGGCGTGCTGACCAGCGTGAACTGCTCGGCCACCGCGGCGCGCGCCATCGCCGACCATTTCTCGCGCCGGACCAACCCGGCCGCGCTGGCCGACTACCCGAACGTCGACGGCGTGGTCGCGCTCACGCATGGCACCGGCTGCGGCATGGACACGCAGGGCATGGGCATGCAGATCCTGGAACGCACGCTGACCGGCTACGCCACGCACCCGAACTTCGCGGCGGTGCTGGTGGTCGGCCTGGGCTGCGAGGCCAACCAGATCAATGCCTGGCTCACGACCGGTCACCTGGCCGAGGGCGAGAACTTCCAGACCTTCAACATCCAGGACACGGGCGGCACGCACAAGACGGTCGAGAAAGGCGTGGCGCTCATCAACGGCATGCTGCCGCGCGCCAACGCGGTCAAGCGCGAACCCTGCAGTGCCGCGCACATCACCATCGGCCTGCAGTGCGGCGGTTCGGACGGCTATTCGGGCATCAGCGCCAACCCGGCACTGGGCGCGGCGGTCGACCTGCTGGTCGCGCACGGCGGCACGGCCATCCTGAGCGAGACACCGGAGGTCTATGGCGCCGAGCATCTGCTCACGCGTCGTGCGGTGCGGCGCGAGGTCGGCGAGAAGCTGGTCGAGCGCATCCGCTGGTGGGAGCACTACACCGAGATCAACGAAGGCGAGATGAACAACAACCCGTCGCCGGGCAACAAGGCGGGCGGTCTGACGACCATCCTCGAGAAGTCACTGGGCGCGGTGGCCAAGGGCGGCACCAGCAACCTCGAGGCGGTGTACGAGTACGCGGAACCGGTCACGGCGCATGGCTTCGTCTACATGGACACGCCGGGCTACGACCCGGTCAGCGCCACGGGCCAGGTGGCCGGCGGCGCCAACGTCATCTGCTTCACCACCGGCCGCGGCTCGGCCTACGGCTGCGCGCCGTCGCCGTCGCTCAAGCTCGCGACCAACTCGGCGCTGTGGCAGCGGCAGGAGGAGGACATGGACATCAACTGCGGCGAGATCGTCGACGGCACGGTGTCGATCCAGGAGATGGGGCAGCGCATCTTCGAGCGGGTGCTGGCCACCGCATCGGGAACGCCGTCCAAGAGCGAACAACACGGCTACGGCCAGAACGAATTCGTGCCGTGGCAAGTCGGCGCGGTCATGTGA
- a CDS encoding TRAP transporter large permease, which translates to MLKIFFLIFMAGGIPVAVAMAGASLVYILMSGSLPPFVVIHRMVSGIDSFPLLAVPFFILAGNLMNNAGITTRIYNFALALVGWLKGGLGHVNVLGSVIFAGMSGTAIADAAGLGTIEIKAMKEHGYSTEFAVGVTAASATLGPIIPPSLPFVIYGMMANVSVGALFLAGILPGAMLAILMMITVAYFAHKNKWGADVKFSSTRLFKALTELAVVIGWPLLIWVLVDKLGTPPQLTVFAGLASLFVLDKIFKFEALLPIMTPVLLIGGMTTGLFTPTEGAIAACVWALILGFAWYKTLSWKMFVKVCLDTIETTSTVLFIVAAASIFGWMLTATGVTTDIAAWVLGFTKEAWVFLLLANLLMLFVGCFLEPTAAITILVPILLPIATQLGVDPIHFGLVMVLNLMIGLLHPPMGMVLFVLARVAGLSFERTTIAILPWLVPLLVALAVITYVPSLVLWLPKMFF; encoded by the coding sequence ATGCTGAAAATATTCTTCCTGATCTTCATGGCCGGCGGCATTCCCGTCGCCGTGGCCATGGCCGGCGCGTCGCTGGTCTACATCCTCATGAGCGGCTCGCTGCCGCCCTTCGTGGTGATCCACCGGATGGTGAGCGGCATCGACAGCTTCCCGCTGCTGGCCGTGCCCTTCTTCATCCTGGCCGGCAACCTGATGAACAACGCCGGCATCACCACGCGCATCTACAACTTCGCGCTCGCACTGGTGGGCTGGCTCAAGGGCGGCCTCGGGCACGTCAACGTGCTGGGCTCGGTGATCTTCGCGGGCATGAGCGGCACCGCCATCGCCGATGCCGCGGGCCTGGGCACCATCGAGATCAAGGCCATGAAGGAGCACGGCTACTCGACCGAATTCGCCGTGGGCGTGACGGCCGCGTCGGCCACGCTGGGGCCGATCATTCCCCCGAGCCTGCCCTTCGTGATCTACGGAATGATGGCCAACGTGTCGGTGGGCGCGCTGTTCCTCGCGGGCATCCTGCCGGGCGCGATGCTGGCGATCCTGATGATGATCACGGTCGCCTACTTCGCGCACAAGAACAAGTGGGGCGCCGACGTCAAGTTCTCGAGCACGCGCCTGTTCAAGGCGCTGACCGAGCTGGCGGTCGTCATCGGCTGGCCGCTGTTGATCTGGGTGCTGGTCGACAAGCTGGGCACGCCGCCGCAGCTGACGGTGTTCGCGGGGCTCGCCTCGCTCTTCGTGCTGGACAAGATCTTCAAGTTCGAGGCGCTGCTGCCCATCATGACGCCGGTGCTGCTCATCGGCGGCATGACCACCGGGCTGTTCACGCCGACCGAAGGCGCCATCGCGGCCTGCGTGTGGGCGTTGATCCTCGGCTTCGCCTGGTACAAGACCCTGTCGTGGAAGATGTTCGTCAAGGTCTGCCTCGACACCATCGAGACCACGTCGACCGTGCTCTTCATCGTGGCCGCCGCGTCCATCTTCGGCTGGATGTTGACCGCCACCGGCGTGACCACCGACATCGCCGCCTGGGTGCTCGGCTTCACCAAGGAGGCCTGGGTCTTCCTGCTGCTGGCCAACCTGCTGATGCTCTTCGTCGGCTGCTTCCTGGAGCCGACGGCTGCCATCACCATCCTCGTGCCGATCCTGCTGCCCATTGCCACGCAGCTGGGCGTGGACCCGATCCACTTCGGCCTGGTGATGGTGCTGAACCTGATGATCGGCCTGCTGCATCCCCCCATGGGCATGGTGCTGTTCGTGCTGGCGCGCGTGGCGGGCCTGAGCTTCGAGCGCACCACCATCGCGATCCTGCCGTGGCTGGTGCCGCTGCTGGTGGCGCTGGCGGTGATCACCTATGTGCCGTCGTTGGTACTGTGGTTGCCGAAAATGTTCTTCTAG